CTTGCTGGTCGAGAATCTCGAGCGCGGTTTGAACAAGCAGTGACGCTTTCCCCCCGCCTATCGAATTGTCGTCGTAGAAGAACTTGGGATGCGGCATGCGAACCCACGGGGTAACGATGTTGGTGTAATCAAGCTTGCCGTTGGACTCGATGTGGAAATACTCGTTGACCGAACACGCGTTGCCGAAGTCGGAGTAACCCGACGCCTCGTTCAGGAAACGGCCCACGTCACCTCTCGAGATCACGCCCTCCTCATCGGGGAAATCCACCAGAATGCACAGGCCGACCACCGGGCCCACGCGCTTGGCCAGCGCCTCGCCCTCTTGCACGATTCCCGTGGGGGCGAGCAATTCGCGAGCGGCAGCTCCCATTGCCTCCTTGCGGGCTTTCGCAAGCGCCATAACCACATCCAGGGGAAGCGTTTGAAGAGGCTGCGCGGCGCCGGCCGACAACGCCCCGGTCTTGCCTGTGACGAGCGAGCTCTTGTCGCGGGTGATCACGGGCGCCCCGGTGGAGACGAAGGAGCGCCCGTCCCCGGCCAGTTTGGCATAGCACCAGAAACCGGTGGCCTCATCCAGGACGACCTCACGCCCCTCGTCCGCCGTGCGCTGGTAGGCGAAAAACTCGTCGCCGTATAGCCTTACCCCGAACGTCGAGCCGTCCGGCTGATGGTAAGTGAAGACCTCTTCCCCAAAATAAGGCACCGCCGATGCGGCAGGGGCCAAGACGGCAACTACCATCAAGACCATCCACAGAGACCGTCCCGCCCATCGCCCGCGCACGCCGCCAGAGAAACATTCTTCGAACTTGCACATACCTCTCATAGCCCCCTCGTCAGAGCGTTGTCCGCATGCTGACTCGCTCCATGCTTCACAGAGTACGCAAAAAGCCCGTATCGAAATGATTCTACACCTGTTTCACAGTAGCAGAGGTCCACTTTCATGTCAAGAATTATTCGAGAGTTGCCGCCCGTTTTCAATGGCGCGGACTTGTCGGGCCAGCCCTGCTCAGCGCGGCGGAAAAACGGCTCCTTCTGAGGCCATTTCCTTCCTGAGGCAGGGTGTTTCTCCGGAATGTGGGCACCGGTGCGGAACAGGCCAGTGTAAGCCGTTAGCCAAAAAACCGCTTAATTAATTCGATTTGGGCGTCCTATTTGGCGGCGATGTCATAGGCGATGAGCACGTCTCCGTGGCGGATGTAGAGGCGTCCGCCGGAGATGACCGGGTGTGCCCAGTGATTGCCGCTTCCCTGGGTTACCTTGAAGGCCCCTGTCCGGGAGAATCCTTCGGGAGCAGCTTTGACGAGGCTTACGGCGCCCCCGCCGGGACCCTCGTATACGTACAACATGCCGTCGGCATAAACCAGCGCCCCCTGGCGAACCTCCTTAGCCTCCCACATCAGTTTGCCTGTTTGGAGTTGAAGACACATCAGGTTCTGGTTCTTGTGGCCGGTGCCGTAAATGTATCCATCCAAGAGGACGACGCCGTGGTGCTGGCAGTCGAGATTCTTGTCCGCCCATTGGGGCGTTACGCTCGAGCCGTCTTCCGACAGGAGCAGCATGCCGCCTCCGGAACCGTATCCCCCGGTGTAATAGAGCATCCTGCCCTCGAGCACAGGCGTCACGGCGTGAATATCGTAGTCGGTTTCGTGGGTATGGCTCCAGAGCAGCGCGCCCGTGGCGGCATCCAAGCCGACAACCGACTTGGCGGTCATGGTCACGATAATCCTGTGGCCCCCCACCTCGAACAGAGCCGGCGAACAGTAGGCGGACGGCTCACTCCACCCCTTGCTGGTCCACACGGTTTGCCCGGTCATCTTGTTGAGAGCGGCGATGCTCGCATCGGGTCCGCCGGGCGTACAGATGAGATTTTCGCCATCAATGAGCGGAGATTCGGCAATCGCCCATGCAACGACCTGGCCGTTAAACCGTTTCATCATGTCGACCTGCCAGAGAATGCCGCATTCGGGCAGCTTGAAACAGGTGACAACGCCCAGCCCGGATATCAGATACAGCCGGTCGCCGTCGATGGTGGGGGTGGAGCGGGGCCCGGGCGCCTGTTTCGTCAGGGTCTCCGGCCCGTACGCATGCTTGCTCTTGATATTTCCCGCGAGGTCGAGAACGAAGAGATAGCCTTGCTCGCCTTCGAGCATGCCGGGCACGTAGAGCGTATCGCCGACAATCGAAGGCGAGGCATATCCCTCGCCAATCCCGTTCGCGACCCACAGGACCGGCGGGCCGTTTTCCGGCCATTCCTTGAGAAGACCCGTCTCCGGGAACTTTCCGTCGCGATTCGGCCCGCGGAACTGCGGCGAATCCGCCGCCGCGGCGGCCCCGGCAATCACAGCACAAATCAGGATGGAAACGGCCACGTTTTTCATAGAATACACTCCAGATCAGAGATGTCAGCCACGCGCGAGACATTACGCTATTCAGGAACCCAAAGGCAAGGTGACAGGGATAGAACATACCGCGAATGGCGCATATTCCGTGCCCGCCATGGTTTAACGACGGTTTCGAACGTGTATGCAGGAACGGTTGCACCAAAAATGTTGAAGCGGAGCGAGGATTTCCGCATAATCGCACCCGTGGACACTCCACGGACAGCAATATTGTTACCTGCCTTGTTGTTCGTATGAAGGGCTTAGGGCACCATCACTTTCACAGGAGACTCATCACTATGACCCATAAGGACTTACGAAACCTGTGCGCCGGCGCGGTTCTGGCATGCCTCGTGCTGGCCGGCACCGCCTCGGCTGACTGGTGGCAGTTCCAGGGACCCAACCGCAACGGGACGTCCCCAGAAACGGGCTTGATGCGGGCGTGGCCCGAGGGTGGACCGAAAGAATTGTGGTCTTTCCCGTTGGGGCAAGGGTTCGCAGGGCCGGCGGTGCGGGACGGTGAGGTCTACATTCTCGACCGTCTTGAGGATAAGCAGGATATCCTGCGTTGTCTCGAGCTGGCTACCGGAGCCGAACTTTGGAACTACCCCTACGACGCTCCCGGAACCGTGGGACATAGCGGTTCCCGCACGCCGCCGACCGTGTCCGAGAAATACGTCTATTCGGTCGGGATGCTGGGCGATTTCCTGTGTATCGACCGCAAGACCCGCCAGCCGGTGTGGCACAAGAACATCCTGGCTGATTTCGGCAGCAAGCCCGCCAGCTGGGGGGTGTCTCAGGCGCCCAGCCTGTGGCGCGACCTCGTCATTGTCGCGCCCCAGGCCAAGAACGCTTTCGTGGCGGCATATCGCCAGGAGACCGGGGAACTGGTATGGCAAAGTCCCGGTCTGGGCAACGTGGGGTACGTGACGCCCGTTGTGACCACGCTGGCAGGGGTCGAGCAGGCGGTCATGGTCTCGGCGTTCGGCAACACCGCCGGCATTTCGCTGGAGGACGGCCGTATCTTGTGGGCCTACGACGGGTTTCAATGCCAGATCCCCATCCCCTATCCGACACCGCTGCCTGACGGCCGGCTGTTCATCACGGGCGGGTACGATGCGGGTTCCGCTATGATTCAGATCACACGCGACGGCGGCGCGTTCAAGGTGACGGAACTTTTCAAGACGGACGAGTGCGAGAGCCAGATTCACCAGCCCCTGTTTTACGGGGGGTACTTGTACGCGAACAGCAACACGAACTCGCGCATGGATGGCATGGTCTGCATGACCCTGGACGGCGAGCTCAAGTGGCGCACGCGCGACTCGCGCGACTTGCCGAAGTTCGAGCGCGGCAACCTTTTGCTTGCCGACGGCATGATTATCAGCCTCGACGGCAAGACGGGCATACTTCATCTCATCGAGCCATCTCCGGAGGGATACAAGGAGCTGTCCCGCGCCAAAATCTTTGACGGCAACCAGATGTGGTCGCCCATGGCCCTGTCGCAAGGCAGACTGCTGCTGCGCGACCAAAAGCAGATCAAGTGTCTCGACCTGAAGAACCCATGAGATTCGCGAGCCGCATTCCGGCACCGTGAGGATGATTGCATGAGGGATTCAAGGGCAAGCCGTATGCTGGCGGCTGCTGCCGCAGTCGTGACTGCCATCGCCGCAGTC
This DNA window, taken from Candidatus Hydrogenedentota bacterium, encodes the following:
- a CDS encoding PQQ-binding-like beta-propeller repeat protein, with the translated sequence MTHKDLRNLCAGAVLACLVLAGTASADWWQFQGPNRNGTSPETGLMRAWPEGGPKELWSFPLGQGFAGPAVRDGEVYILDRLEDKQDILRCLELATGAELWNYPYDAPGTVGHSGSRTPPTVSEKYVYSVGMLGDFLCIDRKTRQPVWHKNILADFGSKPASWGVSQAPSLWRDLVIVAPQAKNAFVAAYRQETGELVWQSPGLGNVGYVTPVVTTLAGVEQAVMVSAFGNTAGISLEDGRILWAYDGFQCQIPIPYPTPLPDGRLFITGGYDAGSAMIQITRDGGAFKVTELFKTDECESQIHQPLFYGGYLYANSNTNSRMDGMVCMTLDGELKWRTRDSRDLPKFERGNLLLADGMIISLDGKTGILHLIEPSPEGYKELSRAKIFDGNQMWSPMALSQGRLLLRDQKQIKCLDLKNP
- a CDS encoding PQQ-binding-like beta-propeller repeat protein, yielding MKNVAVSILICAVIAGAAAAADSPQFRGPNRDGKFPETGLLKEWPENGPPVLWVANGIGEGYASPSIVGDTLYVPGMLEGEQGYLFVLDLAGNIKSKHAYGPETLTKQAPGPRSTPTIDGDRLYLISGLGVVTCFKLPECGILWQVDMMKRFNGQVVAWAIAESPLIDGENLICTPGGPDASIAALNKMTGQTVWTSKGWSEPSAYCSPALFEVGGHRIIVTMTAKSVVGLDAATGALLWSHTHETDYDIHAVTPVLEGRMLYYTGGYGSGGGMLLLSEDGSSVTPQWADKNLDCQHHGVVLLDGYIYGTGHKNQNLMCLQLQTGKLMWEAKEVRQGALVYADGMLYVYEGPGGGAVSLVKAAPEGFSRTGAFKVTQGSGNHWAHPVISGGRLYIRHGDVLIAYDIAAK